In the Clostridia bacterium genome, TCTCGCGGTGCTTGAAGCCGCCGAGCACCTTCAGATCGAAGATCTCGCGCTCTTCATCGGAGAGGGTGCCGAGCGCCTGGCGGATCATGACGGATTTTTCCGTATCCGCGGCGGCGTTTACGGTGTGCGCTTCCGGATCATCCGAGGGAACGGAGCGGCTTTCGCTTTTGACGTGGTCGAGCGATCGGTATTTGGCGAGCTTTATCAGCCAGCCGCCGATCTCGTCGGGCACGGAGCCGTTGTTTTCGCAGTTTTCCATCAGCTCGAGGAATACCGACTGCATGACGTCCTCTGCGGCTTCCTTTGAGCGCGTCAAGCGGAGCGCCGTGTAATAGACGGCAACGCGGTATTTCTCATAGATCCTCGTGAACTGTCTCGATGCGTACTCGGTCATCCTGTCCCTCGCTTTCGCCATGCGGTGATCGGTTCGTCATTCGCTATATTAACGACGGGGAGGTTCGTTTTGTTGGAAAAATATTTATTATTCGAGCATTTTTTTGAATTCGTCCTCGCTGATGACGGGAACGCCGAGATTCTGCGCGTTGGTCAGCTTGCTGCCGGGGTTTTCGCCGGCGAGGACGTAGGTCGTCTTCTTCGATACGCTGCCGGAGACCTTGCCGCCGCGGTCGGTGATGAGCGCGGAAGCGGCGCTTCTGTCCATCGAGGGCAGGGTGCCGGTCAGCACGAAGGTCATTCCCGCGAAGCGTTCGTCGGCGTTCGCCTTAGCGTCCTCGGTCAGCTTGACTCCCGCTTCGCGCAGACGGCCGAGCAGGTGGCGCGTGCCTTCGCGCGCGAAGAAGGAAACGACGCTTTCAGCGATGACGCCGCCGATCTCGTCGAGCTGCGTCAGCTCCTCGGCGGTAGCGACCTCGAGCTT is a window encoding:
- a CDS encoding sigma-70 family RNA polymerase sigma factor: MTEYASRQFTRIYEKYRVAVYYTALRLTRSKEAAEDVMQSVFLELMENCENNGSVPDEIGGWLIKLAKYRSLDHVKSESRSVPSDDPEAHTVNAAADTEKSVMIRQALGTLSDEEREIFDLKVLGGFKHREIAEIVSSNPSTVRWQYAQIVKKLKPLLADLN